Proteins from a single region of Chloroherpeton thalassium ATCC 35110:
- a CDS encoding HAD family hydrolase codes for MQDRVAFIFDMDGVIIDNMQYHVDTWLALFRDKGHELSLDDFLEKTAGKKAEEVVRMFLGESVTDADVQKYAEQKDFLYRYLYRPKLAPLAGFMAFVEAAKSAEILMGVGTGGSPENIEFVLGGLNLKPYFKTIVGAANVSKGKPDPEIYLKAADQLGIAPENCIVFEDALPGLEAARRAGMKSVAITTSHTEAEFAAAESVFCIAGDFTNLKPLALIEESRQAVL; via the coding sequence ATGCAAGATCGGGTTGCGTTCATTTTCGATATGGACGGCGTGATTATCGACAACATGCAATACCATGTTGATACTTGGCTCGCACTGTTTCGCGACAAAGGCCACGAACTTTCGTTGGACGATTTTCTCGAGAAAACCGCTGGAAAAAAAGCCGAAGAAGTCGTGCGGATGTTTCTTGGCGAAAGCGTAACGGACGCGGATGTGCAAAAATATGCCGAGCAAAAGGACTTTTTGTATCGCTATTTATATCGACCGAAATTAGCGCCGCTTGCCGGATTCATGGCATTTGTGGAAGCCGCCAAATCGGCTGAGATTTTGATGGGCGTTGGCACAGGCGGCAGCCCGGAAAATATCGAGTTCGTGCTGGGCGGCCTTAACTTGAAGCCATATTTCAAAACGATCGTTGGCGCAGCTAATGTGAGTAAAGGAAAGCCCGACCCGGAAATTTATTTGAAAGCGGCAGATCAACTTGGCATCGCGCCGGAAAACTGCATCGTCTTTGAAGATGCGTTGCCGGGCCTCGAGGCTGCGCGCCGCGCTGGCATGAAATCGGTAGCGATTACGACCTCGCACACGGAAGCGGAGTTCGCTGCGGCTGAAAGTGTTTTTTGCATCGCAGGTGATTTTACCAATTTGAAGCCTTTGGCGCTCATTGAAGAATCACGCCAAGCGGTGCTTTAG
- the argS gene encoding arginine--tRNA ligase has protein sequence MRDILVEALRMALSELSVENAEAREIQIEKPADEKFGDASTNVAMTLARELRKNPRQIAADIISNLSLGESVDKIDVAGAGFINFYFSKKYITGAVKEILTEGEDFGRSEVGKGKTAIVEYVSANPTGPLTVGRGRGGVLGDCIANMLEAQGYDVTREYYFNNAGRQMRILAGSVRFRYLELCGEQVDFPEDHYQGGYIGDIAQKIYDEKGTSLAGEEDLSFFKEFAEAEIFESIKNTLGRLGIKHDSFFNENTLYEKGENGKSRNDEVVERLAEKGYIKHEDGATWFLTTKFGLEKDKVLVKSTGEPSYRLPDIAYHITKFERDFSLMVNVFGADHIDEYPDVLRALEVLGYEKERVQVAINQFVTTTVNGEVVKMSTRKGNADLLDDLIDDVGADATRFFFIIRNKESHLNFDVDLAKKQSTDNPVFYLQYAHARICSLIRVAGEETDFEPSASEYDLLDALTANEELQLAKILLEYGTALEVCVNALEPQKLIGYMNRVAEAFHKFYQECRIVSEEESVRKSRLYLCLATRQVLQNGFKVLGISAPEKM, from the coding sequence ATGAGAGACATTTTAGTAGAAGCGCTTAGAATGGCGCTTTCGGAACTCAGTGTGGAAAACGCCGAAGCGCGCGAAATTCAAATCGAGAAGCCTGCGGACGAAAAGTTCGGCGACGCCTCGACCAATGTGGCCATGACGCTTGCGCGTGAATTGCGGAAAAATCCGCGTCAAATTGCCGCCGACATCATCTCGAACCTTTCGCTCGGCGAATCGGTGGATAAAATTGATGTGGCCGGCGCGGGCTTTATCAATTTTTATTTTTCAAAAAAATATATCACGGGCGCGGTCAAAGAGATTTTGACAGAGGGCGAAGATTTCGGGCGTTCCGAAGTCGGCAAAGGCAAAACGGCGATTGTCGAATATGTGAGCGCTAATCCGACGGGGCCGCTGACGGTCGGGCGCGGGCGCGGCGGCGTGCTGGGCGACTGCATTGCCAACATGCTGGAAGCGCAAGGTTACGATGTGACGCGCGAATATTATTTCAACAACGCCGGTCGGCAAATGCGCATCTTGGCCGGTTCGGTTCGCTTCCGCTATCTCGAGCTTTGCGGCGAGCAAGTGGATTTTCCCGAAGATCATTATCAAGGCGGCTATATCGGCGATATTGCGCAAAAAATTTATGACGAAAAAGGCACAAGCCTTGCGGGCGAGGAAGACCTTTCGTTTTTCAAAGAATTTGCCGAAGCGGAAATTTTTGAGAGCATCAAAAACACGCTCGGACGCTTGGGCATTAAGCACGATTCGTTTTTCAACGAAAATACGCTTTACGAAAAAGGGGAAAACGGCAAAAGTCGCAACGACGAGGTCGTGGAACGCCTTGCGGAAAAAGGCTACATCAAGCACGAGGACGGCGCAACTTGGTTTTTAACGACGAAATTCGGCCTTGAAAAAGACAAAGTGCTGGTGAAATCTACGGGCGAACCGAGCTATCGCCTGCCCGATATTGCCTATCACATCACGAAGTTCGAGCGCGATTTTTCCTTGATGGTCAATGTCTTTGGCGCCGACCACATCGATGAATATCCCGATGTGCTGCGAGCGTTGGAGGTGTTGGGATATGAGAAAGAGCGCGTGCAGGTCGCCATCAATCAGTTTGTGACGACGACCGTAAACGGCGAGGTCGTGAAAATGTCGACGCGCAAAGGCAACGCGGATTTGTTGGACGATTTAATTGACGATGTCGGCGCGGACGCCACGCGGTTTTTCTTCATCATTCGCAACAAAGAATCGCATCTGAATTTTGATGTCGATTTGGCCAAAAAGCAGTCGACGGACAACCCGGTCTTTTACTTGCAATACGCCCACGCCAGAATTTGCAGCCTGATTCGCGTTGCCGGCGAAGAAACGGACTTCGAGCCGAGCGCGTCGGAATATGATTTGCTTGACGCGCTTACTGCAAATGAGGAACTTCAGCTTGCGAAGATTTTGCTTGAGTACGGCACGGCGCTTGAAGTTTGCGTGAACGCGCTTGAGCCGCAAAAGCTCATCGGCTACATGAACCGCGTGGCCGAAGCCTTCCACAAGTTTTATCAGGAATGCCGCATCGTGAGCGAGGAAGAATCGGTGCGCAAGTCGCGCTTGTATTTGTGCCTTGCCACACGCCAAGTGCTGCAAAACGGCTTCAAGGTGCTGGGCATTTCCGCGCCGGAGAAGATGTGA
- a CDS encoding HD domain-containing protein: MQNPIDAHFLFRSDGGFIRMPVWGHIPLIQPLKKIISHPAFLRLKGIRQLSFAHHVFPGATHTRFEHSIGVYHLMKLILQRVVTNPLTASHQTETFCFDENTCRLLLAASLLHDIGHYPHAHALESAALKLNGALVFEHHEKLTEARLYESHQGFGSLAGILKEEWKVEPEQVIALISGKTASPFSKLISGTLDPDKMDYLMRDAHHCNIPYGNIDIERLIESFVPDAERRRFAITEKGIAPLESLMFAKYMMMRNVYWHHTVRTLSAMLRRAVQDILGGKHLSVQECQHIFYHNADERVLYDLRERVAIAKCKSAELLDRLVERQSYKRAMTIGLQEAGAIANMPNLLSRIYAISEDAELCKQKEIEICEMMNHKFQLKLHGHEILIDAPSNKHIFDYQDFRELHIFRGDTSGNKGVFLPFDKSGESVFESRFILEFEKYTKKLRIVSRPEIATHLRNLKREVLEILYS; encoded by the coding sequence ATGCAAAACCCAATCGATGCTCATTTCTTATTTCGCTCCGACGGCGGCTTTATTCGAATGCCGGTTTGGGGACACATTCCACTGATTCAACCACTTAAAAAAATTATTTCACACCCTGCATTTTTGCGATTGAAAGGCATTCGCCAGCTTTCTTTTGCGCATCATGTTTTTCCCGGCGCCACACATACGCGCTTTGAGCACTCCATCGGCGTCTATCATTTGATGAAATTGATTTTGCAACGAGTGGTCACCAATCCCTTAACCGCTTCGCATCAGACAGAGACTTTTTGTTTCGACGAAAACACCTGCCGATTGCTTTTGGCCGCAAGCCTTTTGCACGACATTGGCCACTATCCGCACGCCCACGCGTTAGAAAGTGCGGCGCTGAAGCTCAACGGCGCATTGGTTTTTGAGCATCACGAAAAATTGACAGAAGCTCGTCTCTACGAATCGCATCAAGGGTTTGGTTCGCTGGCTGGGATTCTTAAGGAAGAGTGGAAAGTTGAGCCGGAGCAAGTCATCGCTTTGATTTCGGGCAAAACGGCTTCGCCATTTTCGAAACTCATTAGCGGCACGCTCGATCCTGATAAAATGGATTACCTCATGCGCGACGCGCACCATTGCAATATCCCGTATGGAAATATCGACATCGAGCGCTTGATCGAGTCGTTTGTGCCCGACGCCGAGCGCCGCAGATTTGCAATTACCGAAAAAGGCATTGCGCCGCTCGAAAGTCTCATGTTTGCCAAATACATGATGATGCGCAATGTATATTGGCATCACACCGTGCGTACGCTTTCGGCCATGCTTCGGCGTGCGGTGCAAGACATTTTGGGCGGCAAGCATCTTTCTGTGCAAGAATGCCAGCATATTTTTTATCATAATGCCGATGAGCGCGTGCTCTACGATTTGCGCGAGCGAGTGGCCATTGCAAAGTGCAAATCTGCGGAATTGCTTGATCGGCTCGTCGAGCGTCAGTCGTACAAGCGAGCCATGACAATTGGCTTGCAAGAAGCGGGTGCAATTGCCAACATGCCAAATTTGCTCAGCCGCATCTACGCCATTAGTGAGGATGCTGAACTTTGCAAGCAAAAGGAAATTGAAATTTGTGAAATGATGAACCATAAGTTCCAGCTAAAGCTGCATGGACATGAGATTCTCATCGATGCGCCATCGAACAAGCACATTTTCGATTATCAAGATTTCCGCGAACTGCATATTTTCCGCGGAGATACAAGTGGCAATAAAGGAGTTTTTCTACCTTTCGATAAATCAGGCGAATCTGTTTTCGAATCGCGATTTATTTTAGAATTTGAAAAATACACAAAGAAGCTTCGGATTGTCTCGCGGCCTGAAATTGCTACGCATTTGCGTAATTTAAAGCGAGAAGTGCTTGAGATTTTGTATAGCTGA
- a CDS encoding YtxH domain-containing protein codes for MEKEKEGIGFVKGLAIGALFGAAAGTVIGLLFAPRKGTETQQALAESISDLVEQIRHVPQPSQTHDTAADDVENDAKIRAQAIIDDARTEAQQLIDDANVLLKEIKQQVKQSRN; via the coding sequence ATGGAAAAGGAAAAAGAGGGTATCGGATTCGTAAAAGGCCTTGCAATTGGTGCGCTGTTTGGAGCTGCCGCTGGCACAGTGATCGGGCTTCTTTTTGCGCCACGCAAAGGCACAGAAACGCAGCAAGCCCTTGCGGAAAGCATTTCGGATTTGGTTGAGCAAATTCGGCACGTGCCACAACCGTCACAAACGCACGACACGGCTGCTGATGATGTGGAAAATGATGCCAAAATTCGCGCACAAGCCATCATCGACGACGCCCGCACCGAAGCGCAGCAACTCATCGACGATGCAAATGTGCTGCTCAAAGAAATTAAGCAGCAAGTCAAACAATCACGAAACTAA
- a CDS encoding alpha/beta fold hydrolase, whose product MLSYIEKNIKEKNEHAVLFWHAFPLSADMWEKQIDAVTAAGYPAIATNVYGVKGSQKKENWTFNHYVADVAQLLGKLHIEQVTLVGISMGGYQAFAMHKKFPGLLRSVVLCDTRAEADTDGARKNRFDFIDALAQNGSQEAVSRMIPNFFAKSTYRDKQALVDWTSKLIFSHEPEAIADQLRALASRDDSTDHLPKMNCPVTIIVGDKDKLAPPEIAKSMQSQIPNAKLEILADSGHLPNLEHPDVFNQVLLNHLAALDG is encoded by the coding sequence ATGCTTTCATACATCGAAAAAAACATCAAGGAGAAAAATGAGCACGCCGTGCTTTTTTGGCATGCTTTTCCGCTCTCTGCCGACATGTGGGAAAAGCAAATAGACGCTGTTACAGCGGCTGGCTATCCGGCCATCGCAACGAACGTTTATGGCGTGAAAGGTTCACAAAAAAAAGAAAATTGGACGTTTAACCACTACGTCGCCGATGTCGCTCAATTGTTAGGGAAACTCCATATCGAGCAAGTGACACTTGTTGGGATATCGATGGGCGGCTATCAAGCATTTGCGATGCACAAAAAATTTCCCGGCTTGCTTCGTTCTGTGGTTTTGTGCGATACGCGTGCTGAAGCCGATACGGACGGCGCAAGAAAAAATCGATTTGATTTCATCGATGCGCTTGCCCAAAATGGCAGCCAGGAAGCGGTTTCGCGCATGATTCCGAATTTTTTCGCGAAAAGCACTTATCGCGATAAGCAAGCATTAGTTGACTGGACTTCAAAGTTGATTTTTTCGCACGAACCCGAAGCCATTGCTGACCAACTTCGCGCTTTGGCTTCACGCGATGATTCCACAGACCATTTGCCAAAAATGAATTGCCCTGTTACAATTATCGTTGGCGACAAAGATAAACTCGCGCCGCCAGAGATTGCCAAATCTATGCAGTCGCAAATTCCCAACGCAAAGTTGGAAATTTTGGCTGATTCTGGGCATTTGCCAAATTTGGAACATCCCGACGTATTTAATCAGGTGCTTTTGAATCACTTGGCTGCTCTCGATGGCTAA
- a CDS encoding SDR family NAD(P)-dependent oxidoreductase yields the protein MGVLQDKIAIITGSTKGIGKSIAKKFIEQGAKVVITSSNETNVQKAVKEFPADKILGVACDVTNYEEVEQLIEKTVAHFGKLDVMINNAGVAEPFKRIVDASLDAWYKPIDINVKGTYHGSRAALIYFLKQGKGKLINMAGAGTEQNNTPYFSAYGSSKAAIYRMTFALAEEYKNTGIEIMLLNPGLVRTEILSVHNPTPELQKRMDTFLKVQDIFAQPPTVAADMAVKMASSWSDSKTGLFLNALSKSRSRMLLFSYPFRKMFKKIDQTVYG from the coding sequence ATGGGTGTACTTCAAGATAAAATTGCCATCATAACCGGTTCAACAAAAGGGATTGGCAAATCGATTGCAAAAAAGTTCATTGAACAAGGTGCAAAAGTGGTGATCACATCGAGCAATGAAACGAATGTGCAAAAAGCGGTCAAGGAATTTCCAGCGGATAAAATCTTGGGCGTGGCGTGTGATGTCACCAACTATGAGGAGGTCGAGCAACTGATTGAAAAAACCGTTGCGCATTTTGGCAAATTGGATGTGATGATTAACAACGCCGGCGTTGCCGAGCCGTTTAAGCGAATTGTAGATGCCTCGCTCGATGCGTGGTATAAACCGATCGACATCAATGTTAAAGGAACTTATCATGGCTCACGGGCAGCGCTCATCTATTTTTTGAAGCAGGGCAAAGGGAAGCTTATCAACATGGCTGGCGCGGGAACGGAGCAAAATAACACCCCGTATTTTAGCGCCTATGGCTCGTCCAAAGCCGCGATTTACCGCATGACTTTTGCGCTTGCGGAGGAGTATAAAAATACCGGCATTGAAATCATGCTGCTCAATCCGGGTTTGGTCAGAACGGAAATTCTTTCAGTGCACAATCCAACGCCGGAGCTTCAGAAGCGCATGGATACGTTTTTGAAGGTACAAGATATTTTCGCACAGCCGCCAACGGTCGCTGCCGACATGGCCGTGAAAATGGCCAGCAGTTGGAGCGATAGCAAAACCGGGCTTTTTCTGAACGCGCTGAGCAAATCCCGATCGCGGATGCTCCTGTTCAGCTATCCATTCAGAAAAATGTTCAAGAAAATTGACCAGACGGTTTATGGATAA
- a CDS encoding sugar phosphate nucleotidyltransferase translates to MPENSNLYTIEKAIIMAGGFGTRLRPLTMNIPKPLVPMMQRPMMHHIAELLKKYGVKEITSMLYYQPESIREYFGDGKKFGYKMHYILSDADYGTAGSVRNAYDFVDGRFVVISGDVLTDFDLSKAIEFHVKRGALATMVLTHVKNPLQFGVVITDKDGRITRFLEKPTWGEVFSDTINTGIYILEKEVMDLIPYKEDYDFSKDLFPKMLKENMPLYGYISNGYWRDVGTLTEYQEAHIDCLNGKVNLDFTYDYEKIADDVYAHKSAKVDLNSVKFSGKVYIGKECSIGKNAIVEDSVIGDGSSVGEGCHLKKTVIWRNTKIDSGADIYLSVITDDVEVGAHAKIEEQTFIADKCQIGKEANIRSGVKLWPEKEIEAGAIVTKSLVWESKWSRELFTGSRVTGISNIEISPDFAAKLGASFGSILGPNSTVLVSRDVDKSSRMINRAIIAGLLSAGVSVNDLQIVPISIARHRLKNGSEVGGLHIRKSPFNQKLLDIIFLDKDGKDIPNAKTKTIERNFFGEDYKRADFENIGTISFPERAIEGYTEDFLSQIDTEIIKKARLRIAIDYAHGAATTISPSILGELGVDVVSLNAFIDPKKGTRTADEFYEASDRLSEVVVSLGCDIGFMMDAGAERVFVSDEKGTFLENQRLLTIVTRLFLDVNPETKKIVLPITASQEVEELCKERNVKVIRTGDSHLDMMRAVTSDSEIAFAGGTKAGFIFPGFLFACDAMFSTVKILELIAKANTRIGDLNLKYPQRYFLVKRNVTCPRDVKGKVMRKIMEDTAENERILIDGVKVIYDDDTSLLLLPDRARDIFHVDAESKSKSRATMLVSEFEQKLNTWVRE, encoded by the coding sequence ATGCCGGAAAATTCCAATCTTTATACAATTGAGAAGGCCATTATTATGGCCGGAGGTTTTGGAACACGACTCAGACCTCTCACAATGAACATTCCTAAGCCGCTTGTTCCGATGATGCAGCGTCCGATGATGCATCACATTGCTGAACTGCTCAAGAAATATGGCGTTAAGGAAATCACCTCAATGCTGTATTATCAGCCTGAGTCTATCAGGGAGTATTTTGGCGATGGAAAGAAGTTTGGGTATAAGATGCACTACATTCTTTCTGATGCTGACTATGGAACAGCGGGAAGTGTCCGAAATGCCTATGATTTTGTAGACGGTCGTTTTGTTGTCATCAGCGGTGATGTATTAACCGATTTTGATCTATCAAAAGCCATTGAGTTCCATGTGAAAAGAGGCGCTCTTGCTACAATGGTTCTCACTCATGTCAAGAATCCGTTGCAGTTTGGCGTGGTGATCACCGATAAGGACGGGCGAATCACGCGATTTTTGGAAAAGCCAACTTGGGGGGAAGTTTTTAGCGATACGATTAACACCGGTATTTACATCCTCGAAAAAGAAGTCATGGATTTGATTCCTTACAAAGAGGACTACGATTTTTCTAAGGACTTATTCCCAAAAATGCTGAAAGAAAACATGCCGCTTTATGGCTACATTTCTAACGGCTATTGGCGCGATGTCGGTACTTTAACCGAGTATCAAGAAGCTCACATCGACTGCTTGAACGGAAAAGTAAACCTCGATTTTACCTACGATTATGAAAAAATTGCAGACGATGTGTATGCACATAAATCTGCAAAAGTGGATTTGAATTCAGTGAAGTTTAGCGGAAAAGTTTATATCGGTAAAGAATGCAGCATTGGCAAAAACGCGATTGTGGAAGATTCCGTAATCGGTGATGGTTCGAGCGTTGGCGAAGGCTGCCACTTGAAAAAAACTGTTATTTGGAGAAACACAAAAATCGACAGCGGCGCTGATATTTATTTGTCTGTGATAACGGACGATGTTGAAGTTGGGGCGCACGCAAAGATCGAAGAGCAAACTTTCATTGCAGATAAATGCCAAATTGGCAAAGAGGCTAATATTCGCTCTGGCGTGAAGCTTTGGCCGGAAAAGGAAATTGAAGCAGGTGCCATTGTCACCAAAAGTTTGGTTTGGGAATCCAAATGGTCGCGGGAATTATTTACTGGCTCGCGCGTGACGGGCATTTCAAACATTGAAATCAGCCCTGATTTTGCTGCCAAATTGGGCGCTTCGTTCGGTTCTATTCTGGGGCCAAACTCAACAGTTTTGGTTAGCCGCGATGTTGATAAAAGCTCGCGAATGATTAACCGTGCTATTATTGCCGGATTGCTTTCAGCCGGTGTTTCTGTAAATGATTTGCAAATTGTCCCGATTTCCATTGCCCGACATCGTTTAAAAAACGGTTCGGAAGTGGGCGGACTGCATATTCGCAAATCGCCGTTTAATCAGAAACTGCTCGATATCATCTTTTTGGATAAAGACGGAAAAGACATTCCGAACGCAAAGACAAAAACCATCGAGAGAAACTTCTTTGGCGAAGATTACAAACGCGCCGATTTTGAAAACATCGGTACGATTTCCTTCCCTGAACGCGCCATCGAAGGCTACACGGAAGATTTTCTCAGCCAAATCGATACAGAAATTATCAAAAAAGCGCGCCTCAGAATTGCCATTGACTACGCACATGGCGCTGCAACAACCATTTCTCCAAGCATTTTAGGTGAATTAGGTGTTGATGTGGTTTCGCTCAATGCGTTTATCGATCCGAAAAAAGGCACTCGCACTGCTGATGAATTTTATGAAGCTTCCGATCGGCTTTCCGAAGTCGTGGTGTCGCTGGGTTGCGACATCGGCTTTATGATGGACGCTGGCGCTGAACGGGTTTTCGTTTCGGATGAAAAAGGGACTTTCTTAGAAAATCAGCGCTTGCTGACCATCGTCACTCGACTTTTCTTGGATGTCAATCCAGAAACGAAGAAAATTGTGTTGCCGATTACCGCTTCTCAAGAAGTTGAAGAACTTTGCAAAGAACGCAATGTGAAAGTCATTAGAACTGGCGACAGCCATCTCGATATGATGCGCGCGGTAACTTCCGACTCGGAAATTGCTTTTGCCGGCGGCACGAAAGCTGGATTTATTTTCCCAGGATTTCTTTTCGCTTGCGATGCGATGTTCTCAACCGTGAAAATTTTGGAACTCATCGCTAAAGCCAATACGCGCATCGGCGATTTGAACCTGAAATATCCGCAGCGTTATTTTCTCGTCAAGCGCAATGTGACTTGTCCAAGAGATGTGAAAGGCAAAGTGATGAGAAAAATCATGGAAGATACGGCGGAAAACGAGCGCATCTTGATTGATGGCGTTAAAGTGATTTATGACGACGACACGTCGCTTTTACTTTTGCCAGATAGAGCGCGCGATATTTTCCACGTGGATGCTGAGTCAAAATCTAAGAGCAGAGCGACCATGCTTGTTTCTGAATTTGAACAAAAGCTGAACACCTGGGTCCGTGAATAA
- a CDS encoding regulatory protein RecX, giving the protein MLVLDVRRKPKSDELVLIQFDSDFILETTYELALKFGLKKGLSISSEKFQQVKLASEMALALRQALSYLSRRIHTQKELSIKLQKKGFSTEAIEATTKQLHARGILNETAYAETFIESRKRKLLGTKKLSYELKQRGVAPEAIATALRSTDYEEPTLCRQAAEKKFRLLQHVEDKQKLKQKLCAHLMRKGFAWEHIAEALAELGV; this is encoded by the coding sequence ATGCTCGTTTTGGATGTACGCCGAAAACCCAAATCTGATGAACTTGTCCTCATTCAATTCGACTCCGATTTCATTTTAGAAACCACTTATGAGTTGGCTTTGAAATTCGGTCTAAAAAAAGGGCTTTCCATTAGCAGCGAAAAGTTTCAGCAGGTCAAACTGGCTTCAGAAATGGCGCTGGCTCTTAGGCAAGCCTTGTCTTATCTTTCCAGAAGAATTCACACGCAAAAAGAACTTTCCATAAAACTTCAGAAAAAAGGATTTTCTACCGAGGCGATTGAAGCAACCACCAAACAGCTGCACGCTCGCGGAATTCTTAATGAAACCGCGTACGCGGAAACATTTATCGAAAGTAGAAAACGCAAGCTGCTTGGAACAAAAAAGCTCAGCTACGAACTCAAGCAAAGAGGAGTTGCGCCAGAAGCCATCGCCACAGCGCTTCGCTCAACCGACTACGAGGAACCGACGCTTTGCCGCCAAGCTGCCGAGAAAAAGTTTCGCTTGCTCCAACATGTTGAAGACAAACAGAAATTAAAGCAAAAACTTTGCGCCCACTTGATGAGAAAAGGGTTTGCGTGGGAACACATTGCTGAAGCACTTGCCGAACTCGGCGTCTGA
- the pyrH gene encoding UMP kinase: MLKYKRILLKLSGESLMGGQGYGIDGDVLERFAMEVQQCKELGTEIAIVIGGGNIFRGVSKASENMDRVQADHMGMLATVINSLAMQDALERKGIFTRLLTAIKMEQIAEPFIRRRAIRHLEKGRVVIFGAGTGNPYFTTDTAASLRAIEIEADIIIKGTRVDGIYDADPEKNPAAILFPHISYIDILKKNLRVMDLTAITLCRENSLPIVVMNMNIPGNLERLILGEQIGTLVSV; the protein is encoded by the coding sequence ATGCTCAAATACAAACGTATTTTGCTAAAGTTGAGTGGTGAATCACTCATGGGCGGTCAAGGTTATGGAATTGATGGAGATGTTTTGGAGCGGTTTGCCATGGAAGTGCAACAATGCAAAGAACTTGGCACGGAAATTGCTATTGTAATTGGCGGGGGAAATATTTTTCGTGGTGTATCAAAAGCTTCGGAAAATATGGATCGGGTTCAAGCTGATCATATGGGAATGCTCGCGACGGTGATTAATTCATTAGCGATGCAGGATGCACTCGAGCGAAAAGGAATTTTTACCCGATTGCTAACGGCTATTAAAATGGAGCAAATTGCCGAGCCGTTTATTCGTCGTAGAGCGATCAGGCATTTGGAAAAAGGGCGCGTCGTCATTTTCGGAGCGGGAACAGGAAACCCTTACTTTACGACCGATACCGCGGCATCGTTAAGAGCAATTGAGATTGAAGCTGATATTATTATCAAAGGAACAAGAGTTGATGGCATTTACGATGCAGATCCTGAAAAAAATCCCGCAGCAATACTGTTTCCTCACATTTCCTATATAGACATTCTAAAGAAGAACTTGCGCGTGATGGATTTGACCGCTATTACTTTATGCCGTGAAAATTCATTGCCGATAGTCGTGATGAATATGAATATTCCTGGAAATTTGGAGCGGCTTATTTTGGGTGAGCAAATTGGCACGCTGGTGAGCGTTTGA
- the tsf gene encoding translation elongation factor Ts, whose amino-acid sequence MAEISAKAVKDLRDKTGVGMMECKKALQETDGDMEKAVEFLRKRGAAMAAKRADREAKEGVIAVKTTEDSRNGVIVEVNCETDFVARGEDFTKFAEAISEIALANFPENKEALLALSMGDDYQGQTVEQAIEAMTGKIGEKIEISKVGVITSNDSVVTAYVHPGAKLATLVEIGPASTDEVEDLSKDVAMQIAAAAPLVVDRSAVPQEKLAQEAEIYKQQALREGKPEKFVEKIVTGRIEKYYQDVVLLEQAFIKDSSKTVSDVVKETSKRLNKTIEIRCFLRYQLGEK is encoded by the coding sequence ATGGCTGAAATATCTGCTAAAGCGGTTAAGGATTTAAGAGATAAAACCGGCGTTGGTATGATGGAGTGTAAAAAAGCACTTCAAGAAACCGACGGAGATATGGAAAAAGCGGTTGAGTTTCTAAGAAAAAGAGGTGCAGCCATGGCTGCAAAGCGTGCTGACCGCGAGGCAAAAGAAGGCGTCATTGCTGTTAAAACTACAGAAGATTCAAGGAATGGCGTTATTGTTGAAGTGAATTGTGAAACAGATTTTGTCGCAAGAGGCGAAGATTTTACCAAATTTGCGGAAGCTATTTCAGAAATTGCCTTAGCAAATTTTCCTGAAAATAAAGAAGCTTTGCTTGCTTTGTCTATGGGAGATGATTATCAAGGTCAGACAGTTGAGCAAGCAATTGAGGCAATGACCGGCAAAATTGGCGAAAAAATTGAGATCAGCAAAGTTGGGGTCATCACATCTAATGATAGTGTTGTGACTGCCTATGTTCATCCAGGTGCAAAGTTAGCGACACTGGTTGAAATTGGTCCAGCATCGACTGATGAAGTGGAAGACCTTTCTAAAGATGTGGCGATGCAAATTGCAGCAGCAGCGCCGCTCGTTGTTGATCGCTCAGCCGTTCCTCAGGAAAAACTTGCCCAAGAAGCTGAAATTTACAAGCAACAAGCTCTTAGAGAAGGAAAGCCTGAAAAATTTGTCGAGAAGATTGTCACAGGAAGAATAGAAAAGTATTACCAAGACGTTGTTTTATTGGAGCAAGCCTTTATTAAAGATAGCTCTAAAACCGTTTCTGATGTCGTAAAAGAAACTTCAAAACGGTTAAATAAAACCATAGAAATAAGGTGTTTTTTACGATATCAGCTTGGTGAGAAGTAA